From the genome of Deltaproteobacteria bacterium, one region includes:
- the rpoZ gene encoding DNA-directed RNA polymerase subunit omega has product MARVTVEDCLRQVDNHFELTVIAAKRAKQLYSGAGATIDTTARKEKPTVIALREIAQGKVRVK; this is encoded by the coding sequence ATGGCTCGAGTAACGGTTGAGGATTGCCTGCGTCAGGTGGACAACCATTTTGAGCTCACGGTGATCGCGGCGAAGCGCGCGAAACAGCTTTACTCGGGCGCTGGGGCGACGATCGACACGACCGCCCGGAAGGAGAAGCCGACGGTGATCGCGCTTCGGGAGATCGCCCAAGGGAAGGTCCGCGTAAAATAG